The genomic stretch GCTATCAGGGAAAAGTAAAAGCGACAATTAATAATATATCATGTAGCTTTTCCTTTGTCAATCATAATCAACAATAATTTTCCGCGACATTTGCCACAAACGTACTTTGCGGGGTCTACCTTCCGCTTGCGTAAATATTCCGTGCCGCAATTACGGCAAATAAGCTTGTACCGAAACGGCTGCTGCTTACGCTCCGCACGCTCTGGCAGCGATTGGCAAAAGCGTGATCCGCCAACGTGAGCCAGCAAATTTTTGAAATCAGCATCCCGATGCTTATATCCCCGCTTCATAATATGCAAATGATAATGACAAAGCTCGTGCTTAATAATTTTCTCCGTTTCGCCCGGCCCAAATGCAGTCAGCTGATGCGGACTGATTTCAATATGGTGCGTATGTGTAAAATAACGCCCGCCCGTCGCCTTCAGACGCGCATTAAATGTTGCTTGGTGTAGAAACGGCCGTTTAAAATAATTCATTGAAATTTGCTCCACCCATTGCTGCAATGCTTCATTATCCATTGATTATTCTCCCCCACCTACTTGAATTTTAAAGCCACGATACGCTACACTGTCAAGTAGGAATTAAAAAAAAGACAGTTGAAGTACGGTAACATACCGAGGGGAGACCAAAAAATATTATGGCTACAATGCGCTACGTTTTACTCAAACAGAATGAGAGCATCTTTTTCGTCGAAATGCCCTCTTCGCACGCTTATCAGCTAAGCGCGCTTAATTTGCGGCTTCATAAAGAAATCGATAAATTGACCGCAGAGCATATTCCAAGCTTGCCCTACGCAGTAGCGGAATGCAACGATGTTGAGCTTCATGATTCATCTCTTGAGATCATCAATGGACTTGACTATATTAACAGCTTGGAGCAGGATTTCGTCCGTGTACAAGAGAACTCCTATCCGCTTATTTCATTATTGACAGAAATTCGGGCGCTGCAAGCACAACTCGAGCAATGGTACGAGGAATACGAAGAAGAACAGACCATTTAATGCGGACATGCACGGTCAATCGCCCTCTCCCATATTGTAGTATTACAACAGGTTAGCCCCTTGGAGGAGGACGATGCGTATGCCACAGTGGCTGTGCAATCAACTTATGCGCGCATTTCAGAAGAAAGATCGCAGGCAAATTAAGCTGCTGAACGAGTGCTGGTATTTTTACCGCAACAAACAAAGCCCGAAGGAACAAAGCAACGGCACTGAGTTTCAATAAAGCTTCCATTTGAATTCTATAACCGCGAGTATCTCCCGGTAAACATGAACAAAGCTTTTTATGTTAATCTATATAAGATGAACTAAACATTTACGTTTTGGGCGCTGCGCGAGTAGATCATTCTGAAGGGTCGCTGTTGCAGCCAGATTCTTTGGTTCCCTAAGACATTTAAAGGTAAGAATCCGGCTGCAAAGGCGAACACTTCGTTTCTAGAGAAACGATCTTCTCGCTTCGTTAAACCTTCATTTTTCTAAAATATAGGAAAAGATATCCTTTCGCTATAGCTTCTCTATATTTCTCCGGAATGAAACGCGCCATCGCCATAAAGACGGCGACAGCCGTTTCACCTGGTTTCTAAAACTTTAGTTCAACTTATATAATAACTACTTATATCCGCACGACAAAACCGGCCTTTCAAATTGAAAGGCCGGTTTTATATTTATATCCCTTATTTTAGGCCGTTAAAAAAGGTTACCTCATCGATTGGCAAGCGAGTCGTTGGATGTCCTTCAGCGGCAGCTTTGCCGATGGGCAGCAGCAAGGTCGGCAAATAACGATCAGAGATGTTGAACAGCTCTTTTACTTGATCACGGTTATAGCCGCCCATAGGAACGGTATCATAGCCCTTGGCACGCGCTGTCAGCATAATTTGCATCGCCACAAGACCTGTATCAAATACGACGATTTCTTTCAAACGCTCTGCTGGCAGCTCAGCATACATCTTCGTTGATTTGGCAATAAAGTTGCTTGCCACTTCCTCTGTCATATATCCAGCAGCAACAGCTTCTGCATAGATATTTTCTGATAAATTATACATTTCCAAATCGCCCAGTACAATAATAACTGCAGCTGCCTCAACAACCTGCTGTTGATTGAATGCGATCGGAAGCAGCTTTTGTTTCAATTCAGGATCAGTCACAACTAGAAAACGCCAAGGCTGCATGTTAGAGGATGAAGGTGACTTCGTTGCAATTTCTAATATTTCACGAAGCTCTGCTTCTGAAATAGCGACATCCTTATCGTATTTACGAACGGAACGACGACCATTTAAAACGGTGAAAAAAGAAGCTTCAGCTCCTTCATTCATTTGAACATTTACTTGTGAATCAATTTGAGTTGTTGACATGGGTTTCCCTCCAAGGAAAAATTTTATCTGTGCATTATTTTGCTCAGTTACTTTCAAAAAAATGTGTCTATTCAAACACAGCTAACATTTACTTAACTGTACATTTTATATACACAGTATAGGTCGATCATTTCATTTTGTCAATCCATTGAAATTGTAAAAATTCACTTTTTTCATTAAGGGCTCACTAACGTTCTTTCGGCCAATTGTGCGATCGTGTGCTGCTGCAAAGTTTCAATCGTTTTTTGCTCGATCTCATTTGCAATAGCAACAAATGCCGACTTCATATGTGGAGCAGCTGCATGGATGCCAACCGTATCCAGCATACCGCTGCAGAGCGGTTCTCCTACCTTCAAGGCAATGTACACTTCAGCGAGAGTAATGCTCTCTGGCGACCGCATTAAACGATAGCCTCCGTCGCGCCCTTCTCTAGTTGTAATGATTTGTGCAGCAGCTAGCTTCGCCAGCACTCTGCGCAGCTGCGTTGCTTCTGACTTCAAGCAGCCAGCAATCGCTGCACTTGAGCAAACCTCCGACTTATGCGAAAGAAAGACGAGTGCTTGCAGCGCATGACCGAACCATTTTGAATGCGACATGCTCATTGGTTTGTCTAATTTCATAGTCATCTCACTCCTTTTGTAGGGTAGTAAGCGATGCCATGCTCTTCATCAAGTGTAAAGGGCTTGCCTTGGAATAGGCAAGCCCTTTGTACGATCATATCAATCAGGTCTACGCATCGTCAGGCTTACACGGCCTTTCTTCTCATCCACGCCGAGCACCCATACCGTCACCGTGTCACCAACCGATACAACATCCATCGGACGTTTAACGAATTTATCGCTCAATTGAGAGATATGCACAAGACCGTCATTTTTGATGCCGATATCGACAAAAGCACCAAAATCGATCACGTTGCGAACCGTTCCGTGCAGCTCCATCCCAGGCTTTAAATCCTCTATATTCAGGACATCCGTATGAAAAATAGGCGGTGGAAGCTCCTCGCGCGGATCACGGCCAGGCCTAAGCAGGCTGTCCATAATATCACGTAGTGTAGGAACACCTACACCGAGCGCAGCAGCGGTACTCTCTGCATTAAGCTGTGCCAGCTTATCCTTTAGCTCCTCAGAGCCCAGCTGCTTCAGCGTAAGCCCCAGCTCCTTAAACAGCTTGTCTACGACCTCATAGGACTCTGGATGAATCGGTGTGCTGTCTAGCGGATTAACCGGCTCGACAATACGTAGAAAACCGATACATTGCTCATAAGACTTCGCACCAAGGCGAGGTACCTTCTGAAGCTGCGTACGCTTTACAAATCGACCGTTCTCATCGCGGTATTTCACGATGTTTTTGGCGATCGTGCCATTGATGCCCGCTACATAGGAGAGCAGGGATGCCGAAGCGGTATTCACATCGACTCCGACGTGGTTAACCGCTGATTCCACTACACCGCCAAGTGTTTCGTCCAGACGCTTCTGGCTTACATCATGCTGATATTGGCCGACACCAATTGCTTTTGGTTCAATCTTGACGAGCTCAGCAAGCGGATCCTGGAGTCTGCGTGCAATCGACACCGCGCTGCGCTCTGCAACATCAAGCTCTGGAAACTCCTCCTGAGCAAGCTTAGACGCTGAATAGACGCTGGCGCCCGCTTCATTGACGATAATATACTTTAGCTCGGGTCCCGTTTGTGAGGCCGCTTTGCGCTTCCCTATTAGGGTAGCAATAAACTGCTCTGTTTCACGCGAGGCCGTTCCGTTGCCGATAACAATCAATTCGACTTTATATTGATCAATCAAGCCATTAATCAGCTTCTCTGCTTCAGCCACTTTATTGTTCGGCGGTGTTGGATAGGAGACCGCTACCTCCAGCAGCTTGCCGATATCATCAATAACGGCAAGCTTACAGCCTGTACGGAACGCAGGATCGACGCCGAGCACGATGTTCCCTCTAACCGGTGGCTGCAGCAGAAGGTTTCGCAGATTTTCCGAAAATATCGAGATCGCATGCTCTTCTGCCTTCTCCGTCAGCTCTCCTCGCACCTCGCGCTCAATAGAGGGCGAAATCAGGCGCTTATATGAATCCTCCGTAACCGCAACAAGAATATCTCGTATGGGCTGAGCCGTACCATTCTTAAGCAGCTTGCGCTGAATATGCTCGTGAATACGCTCGACAGGAACATCAAAGGCAACGCGCAAAATATCCTCACGCTCGCCTCGGTTAATCGCCAGCACCCGATGAGGAGGCAATCTTCGAACGGGCTCCTGGTAGCTGTAATACATTTCGTAAACCGTTTCTTCAGCAGCATTTTTAGCTTCTGTTTTGATAAGAGCTTGATCAAATGTAAATTTACGAACCCACGCGCGTATAGAAGCGTCATCCGCAATATTTTCAGCTATAATGTCCATCGCACCGTTCAACGCATCCTGAGCAGTTGGCACACCCTTCTCCTCATTCACATAACGGGATGCCTCCGCAAGGGGATCACCAATGCGCGGCTGCGACCACAGCCATACCGAAAGCGGTTCTAGACCTCTTTCCTTTGCCACGCTGGCACGCGTTTTGCGCTTTTGCCGGTAAGGACGGTACAAATCCTCGATCTCTTGCAGCTTCACCGATTTATTAATATCTGCACGAAGAACGTCCGTCAGCTTCCCTTGCTCATCAATCAGGCGAATAACCTCGCGCTTGCGCTCCTCCAGGTTTCGCATATATTGCAGCTTCTCTTCAATGGATCTCAGATCATTCTCATCAAGCTCGCCTGTCATCTCTTTGCGGTATCGGGCGATAAACGGAATCGTATTGCCTTCATCAAGCAAGCTCACTGCTGATTTGACCTTCGAAATCGGAATCGTCAGCTGAGCAGCAATCCCATTCATTATTCGCAGGCTCTCGGCTGCTTTCTGCTCGGTGGTCAGCTTTGACTTCCCAGTGCCTTCATCAGATTCCTCAATAAAATGCTGTACCTTCGTATCCGCCAAACGTCATGCCCCTTCCTTGTGCCTCATGCTCCCGTATACGGGTTGTTTGCCATTTCGTAACCGATGGTAGTCCGTCCGCCGTGTCCTGGATATACAATAACATCCGGGCTTAGCTTGTATAGCTTGAGCCTGATTGAATCGTACAGGTCCCGCTCACGCCCGCCAGGCAAATCTGTTCTTCCGACTGACATTTTGAACAGCACATCACCGGAGAACAGATGGTTGCCGCTTAGGAAGCTCACGCTTCCGGGTGAATGACCTGGCGTGTGCATGACACGAAAGGATAAGCCAAGCAGCTTTAAGGTTTGACCCTCCGCCAGCGCATATTCAGCTGCATCCGTGGATAGCGGCTCCGTAACATCCTGCCATCTCATGGAGCCATTTTTGCGGGGATCAGTCAACCAATCCGCTTCTAAATCATGAATATATACAGGACAGTCAGCTGCTTTGCGCACCTCATCCACACCAGCCATATGGTCAAAATGTGCATGGGTCAGCAATATAGCCTCTACCTTTACACCTTCCAGCCGCTCCAGCAGTTTTTTTGGATTCATGCCTGGATCAATGACGATTGCCCGCTCCTTAGGCTTCTCGCCCTCTGCCGCAGCTGGCTCTGTCACCGTAATTAAATACGCATTCGTCTGCAAGGGGCCTAATGTAAATGTCTCAATTTTCATCGTCATAGCCTCTTATATCGACTCCAGTAACGTACGAAGCTCTTTCACGATAACGGACTGATAGGCCGTACCCTCACCATAGCGACGACCCATTTCTTTTCTTGTAACCGCAAGATTATCTTGATAATCAGCTGCCTCACGGTCGGGGTTTTCTTTCTTAAATGCAATCATCGCTTCCTGTACATGAGCAGGGCGCGGGCCCCACTTACCAAGTACGGCTCCGCCTGTATCTGCAATAATAACAACAGGTACCGATCGTCCGCCCATCGTCAAAAACTCATCCATCGTATCGAGGTTTTCTTCCATAATAAGCACCTCAGTCTCGATGCCGCTGTCCTCCAGTGCCTTGAACACAACAGGGATATTGCGGACTACATCGCCGCACCAATCTGCCATCAAGATCAATACACGAAGATCATCTCGGTTATTCAGCGATTCAAAATATTCCTTATCGCTCTCATCCGTCCAGACGAATTTCTCAGACCAATCGATAAATGTTTCTTTATTTTTTGTCATGCCATCAATAAATTGCTGCGGGCTAATCCCTTTGCCAAGCTTGTTTGCTATACTTTTGCTCATATGAATCCCTCTTTCGTCTATTAGTGGTCAATCCTTCACGTTATGCAGAGTTCACTATTCTATTATACCGATTTGCCGCGTGAGCGTACAAATTTGAATAACACATATACAATAAGCAAAGCGAGTGCGATGAGTATAGCTGGCTGCACATAAGGCGCGGCCTTTTCATCAATTTTATCCCAGTTTTCCCCGAGTGACATGCCCAAATATACGAATAAAATAGACCATGGCAATGAAGCTAACGCTGTAAGCAATGTAAATAACCCAAAATTCATACGTGCCATACCCGCAGGAATTGAAATCACCTGTCTCATGACTGGAACGAAGCGCGCTGTAAACACAATGCCAACACCGTACTTATTGAACCAATTCTCAGAAATGTCGACATGCTTTTGTTTAATCTTTATGTACTTCCCATATTTCTCAACAATAGGACGTCCACCGTATCTGCCAATCGCATAGAGTATCCAGTTTTGCCCAACAGCGCCTATCGTACCGAAAGCAACCGCTCCCCAGAAGGATATATCGCCTTTCCAAACAAGGTAACCACCAAAGCCAAGCACAATCTCACTAGGGATGACTTCAATTAATAGTCCAATTAAAATACCAAAATACCCCAAACTCTCTACCCATTTCAACAAGCCAGCCAAAATTTCATGAATAAAATCCATTACTTCCCTCAATCCGCCTTCCTTCTTAAAAATAGTTATCACTTGCATTTCTTGCGCTGAGGCTATTCTAACATACGATATAGACAACCTTCCACTTTTGTCATGTGCTGACAAGCCTCTGCATAGACTAGCCTTAAATCATACGAATAGATGAGGTGAGCGTTTCATGTCCAAGGTACTTATTGTAAGTAAACGACAGATTCAGCTGTTCATTCTAGTTGCAGCGTTAATCGTTTTGACCGGTGTTTACTTAAGCTGGAACCAATCTCGGGAGGTCAATGCACAGCCTAGAGAAGCACGTATCATTCAGTTAGTTACCGGCGAATATACCATGCAAACCGCTGACGGCAAGGAGATGGATATTTATCGCTGGGACCCTGGAACGATTATTGTGAACAAAGGCGAGCTGATTGAGCTGCAAATTAACGGCGTTAATGGCAACAGCCACCCTTTTGTCGTCGAGGGTCTCGGCATTGAGGGAGAGGTAACGAAAGGAAAGATCACTGTCGTACGCTTTACAGCGGACAAGGCAGGCACTTATCCCATTCAATGCCTAACACATACCGATATGCGTCATGGCGGCCCTATGGTTGGTTACATCGTCGTACAATAATACGTCCTGCTAACTGATGGCGTGGCAGTGACCTACTCCTCTCCCCATGCATATTTATGGAACAGAGAGGAGTCGGTCTACGATGAAAGCAAATGCGCCAAAGCACAATGCCGGCTATCCAACCGCGCGAAAAATCCGCAGAGCCTGCAGCAATGAGCTTTACCGTACGGTTAAACGGATGAAGGTATGGGTTCCCAAGGATAAAATGGATCAGGCTGAAACTATTTATTTCAAAAAAGTTATTCTCCAACTGACTTGGATTTACGAAAATAAGAACAATCGTAAAATTCAAGCTGATTGGTGGGATGAAAATGTTAGCGCTGAAATTGCCGAGCTGTGGGATGTCGATCGGGCTCACCTATGTGCGGCGTTTCGCGAGGCTTATGGAGGCTGAGCAGCTCAAATAAAACAAAAAGAGGCTAGCCCGCTATTTTACAGCGATGCAGCCTCTTTTCGTTTTATTTGCTAATTTCCTTCAATTGATCACATGAAACCGTCTTGGTATTGACGGGATTATTCCCAATCATAACGGTTGCCATTCCGTTTGCTTCATCGACATTCTCAATCCAAACCGAATGCTCATCCAGTTCAACCTTAAAGGTTTGTTCTGACTCATAAATCTGCATGGCACGTTTTGTATCCATATCGGTTATTCCTCCCGCACTTTAAAGTGAGCAATCGCTCCTATTTCGTTATTGCACCTATTTACGTAGACTCTTTCTCCATCGTATCGGTCGTTGTTTCATCAATAAGACCATTTTGCAGCGTGACATTGCCGCCTCCAAGCCCTTCATTTACCATTCGGTCAATATCCATAAAATAATCATCTCGTCCCTCATGACTCGGTTCAACTGCCGCATTTTTCTCATCATTATTCGTATCTGCCACTACAAACCCTCCCAAAAGTGTTGCGAATGCTCGGCCGCAAGCTATAGCCATGCTTTTGCACTCGCTTTGACCGCTGGTTCTGCTAAGCGATTATGAAAAATATGCCCGAAATCACGCTCCGCCATGCATCGATTACAATAGTGGCGAGAGGATATGCAGCAGCGATTCTTTCAGCTTTTGCCGCTTCGGCCTATTCAGGAACGAACGGAAGTCAAGCTCTCGGCTATCTCGTAGATCCTCCATAAAATCTGCTTCCAGCCGCTTAATGGCGTGTTCATCGAACAGCACCGCATTCAGCTCGAAGTTGCTGTATAAGCTGCGCATATCCACATTTGCTGTCCCAACTGTTGCCAGCATTTGATCAATAATCATTACCTTTGCGTGGATAAAGCCTTTCTCATAACGATAAACCTTTACGCCTGCTTCCAGCAGCTCTTGTATATAAGACAGCGTAGCCAGCAGTACCAGCTTGGAATCCGCAATACCTGGAATGATCAGCCTCACATCAACTCCGCTGAGCGCAGCTGTCCTAAGTCCCATCAAAAGGGAGGAATCAGGTATAAAGTAGGGGGTTGTCAAATAAATCCGGCTGCGCGCTGCGGTTATCGCTGCGAACATGACCTCAGCTATTTTTTGATCATACCGGCCTGGCTTGCTGGAGACGATCAAAACTCGTTCGTCCCCTTCGCACTGATGCGTTGGCATATAGGCCTTGCCGCCTAGCTCTTCTTTTGCAGCAAAAGACCAATCGTTCATGAACAGCTCTTGCAAATAATAAACAGAATCACCTTTTAAACACAAATGAGTATCGCGCCAAAAACCAAGCTTCGGGTCTCCGCCTATATATTCATCGCCAATATTAATGCCGCCAACAAAACCGACCTTGCCGTCCACAACAACGATTTTCCGATGATTCCGATAGTTCAACCGTCTGTCGAAAAACGCAATGCGAGGC from Paenibacillus sp. FSL H8-0548 encodes the following:
- a CDS encoding H-type small acid-soluble spore protein, with amino-acid sequence MDTKRAMQIYESEQTFKVELDEHSVWIENVDEANGMATVMIGNNPVNTKTVSCDQLKEISK
- the cmpA gene encoding cortex morphogenetic protein CmpA, whose amino-acid sequence is MPQWLCNQLMRAFQKKDRRQIKLLNECWYFYRNKQSPKEQSNGTEFQ
- a CDS encoding Rrf2 family transcriptional regulator, which translates into the protein MKLDKPMSMSHSKWFGHALQALVFLSHKSEVCSSAAIAGCLKSEATQLRRVLAKLAAAQIITTREGRDGGYRLMRSPESITLAEVYIALKVGEPLCSGMLDTVGIHAAAPHMKSAFVAIANEIEQKTIETLQQHTIAQLAERTLVSP
- a CDS encoding dehydrogenase — translated: MKANAPKHNAGYPTARKIRRACSNELYRTVKRMKVWVPKDKMDQAETIYFKKVILQLTWIYENKNNRKIQADWWDENVSAEIAELWDVDRAHLCAAFREAYGG
- a CDS encoding SprT family protein, yielding MDNEALQQWVEQISMNYFKRPFLHQATFNARLKATGGRYFTHTHHIEISPHQLTAFGPGETEKIIKHELCHYHLHIMKRGYKHRDADFKNLLAHVGGSRFCQSLPERAERKQQPFRYKLICRNCGTEYLRKRKVDPAKYVCGKCRGKLLLIMIDKGKAT
- a CDS encoding Tex family protein → MNGIAAQLTIPISKVKSAVSLLDEGNTIPFIARYRKEMTGELDENDLRSIEEKLQYMRNLEERKREVIRLIDEQGKLTDVLRADINKSVKLQEIEDLYRPYRQKRKTRASVAKERGLEPLSVWLWSQPRIGDPLAEASRYVNEEKGVPTAQDALNGAMDIIAENIADDASIRAWVRKFTFDQALIKTEAKNAAEETVYEMYYSYQEPVRRLPPHRVLAINRGEREDILRVAFDVPVERIHEHIQRKLLKNGTAQPIRDILVAVTEDSYKRLISPSIEREVRGELTEKAEEHAISIFSENLRNLLLQPPVRGNIVLGVDPAFRTGCKLAVIDDIGKLLEVAVSYPTPPNNKVAEAEKLINGLIDQYKVELIVIGNGTASRETEQFIATLIGKRKAASQTGPELKYIIVNEAGASVYSASKLAQEEFPELDVAERSAVSIARRLQDPLAELVKIEPKAIGVGQYQHDVSQKRLDETLGGVVESAVNHVGVDVNTASASLLSYVAGINGTIAKNIVKYRDENGRFVKRTQLQKVPRLGAKSYEQCIGFLRIVEPVNPLDSTPIHPESYEVVDKLFKELGLTLKQLGSEELKDKLAQLNAESTAAALGVGVPTLRDIMDSLLRPGRDPREELPPPIFHTDVLNIEDLKPGMELHGTVRNVIDFGAFVDIGIKNDGLVHISQLSDKFVKRPMDVVSVGDTVTVWVLGVDEKKGRVSLTMRRPD
- a CDS encoding MBL fold metallo-hydrolase translates to MKIETFTLGPLQTNAYLITVTEPAAAEGEKPKERAIVIDPGMNPKKLLERLEGVKVEAILLTHAHFDHMAGVDEVRKAADCPVYIHDLEADWLTDPRKNGSMRWQDVTEPLSTDAAEYALAEGQTLKLLGLSFRVMHTPGHSPGSVSFLSGNHLFSGDVLFKMSVGRTDLPGGRERDLYDSIRLKLYKLSPDVIVYPGHGGRTTIGYEMANNPYTGA
- a CDS encoding hydrolase/acyltransferase, encoding MATMRYVLLKQNESIFFVEMPSSHAYQLSALNLRLHKEIDKLTAEHIPSLPYAVAECNDVELHDSSLEIINGLDYINSLEQDFVRVQENSYPLISLLTEIRALQAQLEQWYEEYEEEQTI
- a CDS encoding nitroreductase family protein; this encodes MNEGAEASFFTVLNGRRSVRKYDKDVAISEAELREILEIATKSPSSSNMQPWRFLVVTDPELKQKLLPIAFNQQQVVEAAAVIIVLGDLEMYNLSENIYAEAVAAGYMTEEVASNFIAKSTKMYAELPAERLKEIVVFDTGLVAMQIMLTARAKGYDTVPMGGYNRDQVKELFNISDRYLPTLLLPIGKAAAEGHPTTRLPIDEVTFFNGLK
- a CDS encoding DedA family protein, with amino-acid sequence MDFIHEILAGLLKWVESLGYFGILIGLLIEVIPSEIVLGFGGYLVWKGDISFWGAVAFGTIGAVGQNWILYAIGRYGGRPIVEKYGKYIKIKQKHVDISENWFNKYGVGIVFTARFVPVMRQVISIPAGMARMNFGLFTLLTALASLPWSILFVYLGMSLGENWDKIDEKAAPYVQPAILIALALLIVYVLFKFVRSRGKSV
- the cls gene encoding cardiolipin synthase; the protein is MGVWWIWLDAVLVVYIAQLAAVFFMEHRRPSQLTAWLLIVFVCPYIGFIAYLFLAKDFVGRRRVKRFKNDATDYADQISETVSELSDIGNKQLEKEEKLYAMLVGLAPFPITRNNEVLVLTNGHDTYEAMLGQLEQAVHHIHMDYYTIRADEIGRRFAEVLARKAREGVEVRIVYDGIGSMKLSEPYLAELHLAGVQTSCFLPPRIAFFDRRLNYRNHRKIVVVDGKVGFVGGINIGDEYIGGDPKLGFWRDTHLCLKGDSVYYLQELFMNDWSFAAKEELGGKAYMPTHQCEGDERVLIVSSKPGRYDQKIAEVMFAAITAARSRIYLTTPYFIPDSSLLMGLRTAALSGVDVRLIIPGIADSKLVLLATLSYIQELLEAGVKVYRYEKGFIHAKVMIIDQMLATVGTANVDMRSLYSNFELNAVLFDEHAIKRLEADFMEDLRDSRELDFRSFLNRPKRQKLKESLLHILSPLL
- a CDS encoding thioredoxin family protein — protein: MSKSIANKLGKGISPQQFIDGMTKNKETFIDWSEKFVWTDESDKEYFESLNNRDDLRVLILMADWCGDVVRNIPVVFKALEDSGIETEVLIMEENLDTMDEFLTMGGRSVPVVIIADTGGAVLGKWGPRPAHVQEAMIAFKKENPDREAADYQDNLAVTRKEMGRRYGEGTAYQSVIVKELRTLLESI
- a CDS encoding cupredoxin domain-containing protein, yielding MSKVLIVSKRQIQLFILVAALIVLTGVYLSWNQSREVNAQPREARIIQLVTGEYTMQTADGKEMDIYRWDPGTIIVNKGELIELQINGVNGNSHPFVVEGLGIEGEVTKGKITVVRFTADKAGTYPIQCLTHTDMRHGGPMVGYIVVQ